In Acidobacteriota bacterium, one DNA window encodes the following:
- a CDS encoding polysaccharide biosynthesis tyrosine autokinase encodes MSEESKGLEKFEPQDESLLARPVTATRLSSLNDEYGYNSFTETVHAEGLHARELARILRKRKWLVLAVVAIITSLVTIEIHRTPSTYQAAAQIEVTKDIGATTVSTKDFVVQSDDADNINTKLVVIKSRPLLEDVVVNLKLDQNPNFLNATRKRSVTEAMADILHKMTGGAFGAPLPAPVQSKPTLTERSEEESARLSPYVNTLKNTLNVSALKDTRVIEIAYNHSDPQLAAAIVNSVANNFIDRSFERKTQRFSDTSEWLKRSTAELKAQVEKATQALADYTKARGIFTTEGKESLPAEKLSELHSQVMKAETERMLKQSVYEEVKQGRVAQLPDSFSDPQTGKLQEELGKLEVQSSELSVKYGPENPRVAEVQQKIQTLKSQVKDTRGTLAEKLRADYERSVRDELSLKNALAKAKSEAVEQNQNSIQYDILKSQVDTAKQLYTDFLNKTNQANLAVAEQHNNLRMIEPAEVPASPIGPQRLRTILLGFLVSLAIGMGLAFFLEYLDNTVKSVEDVHRIAGLPTLAVIPAISDSSARAMKLASRKQLSAKTGALAAEGDGTGTLIPVTGEGASEAMRAQVKPVVPGDHVASVMEAYRMLRTSVLLSTAGNPPKTILFTSSQPGDGKTTTSVNTAISLAQLGSTVLLIDADLRRPSVHRALRVDKSVGLSSFLSSGRVALDEVVQHSRVPKLDVLTCGPIPPNPAELVASERMRSLLQEAAARYEHVIIDSPPLMHVTDPVILSTMVDGVILVVQSGRSTRDIVRRARQELVNVGAKVFGVVLNNFDMKREGYSNDYSYYRSVEERIEAGRARG; translated from the coding sequence ATGTCTGAAGAAAGTAAGGGTCTGGAGAAGTTTGAACCACAAGACGAGTCTTTGTTGGCGCGTCCGGTCACGGCAACCCGGCTCAGCAGCTTGAACGACGAATACGGCTACAACAGTTTTACCGAAACCGTCCATGCCGAAGGGTTGCACGCGCGCGAATTGGCGCGCATCTTGCGCAAACGGAAATGGCTGGTGCTGGCCGTCGTCGCGATCATTACCTCGCTCGTCACCATCGAGATTCATCGCACGCCTTCCACCTATCAAGCCGCCGCCCAGATCGAAGTCACCAAGGACATTGGCGCGACCACCGTCAGCACCAAAGATTTCGTGGTGCAAAGCGATGACGCCGACAACATCAACACCAAATTGGTCGTTATCAAGAGCCGTCCTTTGCTGGAAGATGTCGTGGTCAATTTGAAGCTCGATCAAAATCCAAACTTCCTCAACGCCACGCGCAAACGTTCCGTGACCGAAGCGATGGCGGACATTCTGCATAAAATGACGGGGGGCGCGTTTGGCGCGCCGCTGCCCGCGCCGGTGCAAAGCAAGCCTACGCTCACCGAGCGCAGTGAAGAGGAAAGCGCGCGGCTGTCGCCGTATGTCAACACGCTTAAGAACACGCTCAATGTTTCCGCGCTCAAAGACACGCGGGTGATCGAAATCGCCTATAACCACAGCGACCCGCAACTGGCTGCCGCCATCGTCAACAGCGTGGCGAACAATTTCATTGACCGCAGTTTCGAGCGCAAAACCCAGCGTTTTAGCGACACCTCTGAATGGCTGAAGCGTTCTACCGCTGAACTCAAGGCCCAAGTGGAAAAGGCCACGCAAGCCCTGGCCGATTACACCAAGGCGCGGGGCATCTTTACGACCGAAGGCAAAGAGTCGCTGCCCGCCGAGAAGCTTTCCGAATTACACAGTCAGGTGATGAAAGCCGAGACGGAGCGGATGTTGAAACAATCCGTTTACGAAGAAGTCAAACAGGGCCGCGTCGCCCAGTTGCCCGATTCATTCTCTGATCCGCAAACCGGCAAATTGCAGGAAGAGTTAGGCAAACTCGAAGTCCAATCCTCGGAGTTAAGCGTCAAGTACGGCCCCGAAAATCCGCGTGTTGCCGAGGTGCAGCAAAAGATTCAAACCCTGAAATCCCAGGTGAAAGATACGCGTGGCACGCTGGCCGAAAAGCTCAGGGCCGATTACGAGCGTTCCGTGCGTGATGAACTCTCGCTCAAAAACGCCCTGGCCAAGGCCAAGTCCGAAGCGGTCGAGCAAAACCAGAATTCGATTCAATACGACATTCTGAAATCTCAGGTGGATACGGCCAAGCAGCTTTATACCGACTTTTTGAACAAGACGAATCAAGCCAACCTGGCCGTCGCTGAGCAACACAATAACCTGCGCATGATCGAACCGGCGGAAGTGCCGGCTTCGCCGATTGGCCCGCAACGGTTGCGCACGATTCTGCTGGGCTTCCTGGTGAGTCTGGCGATTGGGATGGGGTTGGCCTTCTTCCTCGAATATCTGGACAACACCGTGAAAAGCGTCGAGGACGTGCATCGCATCGCGGGGTTGCCCACGCTGGCGGTCATTCCGGCCATCAGTGATTCGTCCGCGCGTGCCATGAAGCTGGCCAGCCGCAAGCAATTGTCCGCCAAGACCGGCGCGCTGGCTGCGGAAGGTGATGGCACAGGCACCTTGATTCCCGTGACTGGCGAAGGCGCCAGTGAAGCCATGCGCGCGCAAGTGAAGCCCGTCGTCCCAGGCGATCATGTCGCTTCGGTGATGGAGGCCTATCGCATGTTGCGCACCTCGGTGTTGCTTTCCACAGCGGGCAATCCGCCCAAAACGATCCTGTTCACCAGCAGCCAGCCCGGCGATGGTAAGACGACGACTTCGGTCAATACGGCGATTTCGCTGGCGCAACTCGGTTCGACGGTTTTGCTGATAGATGCCGATCTGCGGCGTCCGTCGGTGCACCGCGCGCTGCGTGTGGACAAATCGGTGGGGCTTTCCAGCTTTCTCTCGTCGGGCCGGGTGGCGTTGGATGAAGTAGTGCAGCATTCGCGCGTGCCCAAATTGGATGTGTTGACATGTGGGCCGATCCCGCCCAACCCGGCGGAACTGGTTGCTTCGGAGCGCATGCGCAGTTTGTTGCAAGAGGCGGCGGCTCGTTATGAACACGTGATCATTGATTCGCCGCCCCTGATGCATGTGACCGATCCGGTGATTCTTTCGACGATGGTGGATGGCGTCATTCTGGTCGTCCAATCCGGTCGCAGCACACGGGACATCGTGCGCCGCGCCCGGCAGGAACTGGTCAATGTGGGCGCCAAGGTGTTTGGCGTGGTCTTGAATAACTTCGATATGAAGCGGGAAGGGTACAGCAACGACTATTCTTATTACCGCAGCGTGGAAGAGCGGATCGAAGCGGGCCGGGCACGCGGCTGA
- a CDS encoding polysaccharide biosynthesis/export family protein: protein MKQFGSLREIELFFDRQWSFGRLTLRFVALLAVASCLGLPAWAQQRAPATTKRFDPPPTSNGGGGGNARGPEVIMLSNEDYRMAAKDVIEVTIEDAPELSRNFQINAAGMILMGHLGQIKVAGLTTEELSKQVADGLRGRYLKDPKVSVVVKQYNSRSFFIQGAVRAPGVYMIEGRPTLFRLLTIAGGLQDNHGSTAFVIREKKGAGAKTEPAAANANGNAAGIKAEVNSDEADTQVELITAQISGLFRGQFEQNILIEPGDVVTVPVIDVFYVAGEVNAPGSYPLKEGTTLRQAVALAQGTLFKAASNRAVIFRDDPATGGRKEIPVDVNAVMTGKSKEDPVILANDIIMIPNSRVKSVSQALLQALGTNSMRLPTRF, encoded by the coding sequence ATGAAGCAGTTTGGCTCTTTAAGGGAAATAGAATTGTTCTTTGATCGGCAATGGTCGTTTGGGCGCTTGACGCTGCGGTTTGTGGCGCTGCTGGCTGTGGCAAGCTGTTTGGGTTTGCCGGCCTGGGCGCAACAACGCGCGCCCGCGACGACCAAACGGTTCGATCCGCCTCCCACTTCAAACGGCGGCGGTGGCGGCAATGCGCGCGGGCCGGAAGTGATTATGCTCTCCAATGAAGACTATCGGATGGCCGCCAAGGATGTCATCGAAGTCACCATCGAAGACGCGCCCGAACTGTCGCGCAACTTTCAGATCAATGCCGCCGGCATGATCCTGATGGGACATTTGGGGCAGATCAAGGTGGCGGGCCTGACGACCGAAGAGTTGTCGAAGCAAGTCGCGGATGGCTTGCGCGGGCGTTATCTCAAAGACCCCAAAGTCAGCGTCGTCGTCAAGCAATACAACAGCCGTAGCTTTTTCATCCAGGGGGCTGTCCGCGCGCCGGGCGTTTACATGATCGAAGGCCGCCCGACCCTGTTCCGCTTGCTGACCATTGCCGGTGGCTTGCAGGACAATCATGGCTCGACCGCCTTTGTCATTCGCGAAAAGAAGGGTGCAGGCGCGAAGACGGAACCGGCTGCGGCGAACGCGAATGGTAATGCCGCCGGGATCAAGGCCGAGGTCAACAGCGATGAGGCCGACACGCAAGTCGAACTGATTACCGCCCAGATCAGCGGCCTGTTTCGCGGCCAGTTTGAGCAAAACATTTTGATTGAGCCGGGCGATGTGGTGACGGTGCCGGTGATTGATGTCTTTTACGTGGCGGGCGAAGTGAATGCGCCCGGCTCGTACCCCTTGAAAGAAGGCACGACCTTGCGCCAAGCCGTGGCGCTCGCCCAAGGCACGCTCTTCAAAGCCGCCTCCAACCGCGCCGTGATCTTTCGCGACGACCCCGCTACCGGAGGCCGCAAAGAAATCCCCGTAGATGTCAACGCAGTCATGACGGGCAAATCGAAAGAGGACCCGGTGATCTTAGCCAACGACATCATTATGATCCCCAACAGTCGTGTGAAATCGGTAAGTCAGGCGTTGCTGCAAGCGCTCGGCACCAACTCTATGCGGCTGCCTACGCGCTTCTAA
- a CDS encoding O-antigen ligase family protein, with product MGAALDKIISAGLIVLLVFTALAFGTVEPWSVALFELAVTILLILWAVKAVLDQQLVVLVPALCWPVFALLLVGLAQSVAVTEADGQIRSLSADVEATRLRVLLLGCLLAAMLLAANFLTKRERIEAVGRFLAFYGLLFAVFGLAQHFSWNGKFFWFIEPTFPKEGVFGPFVNRNHFAGYVEMLMPIPLAMVLLKSVRRDARLFYGFAAVVMGVAAVISLSRGGLISMFSSVLFALAVSLWVAQKRRVRAGQPVLHQRALLLSRVSVGVLVLVTILGGIFWVGVDPVLDRLAKSRVSGEAGQGVQTLYSSRGVIWDGTLKLIAANPVLGVGLGAYQTAFPQFTNWDSAYLPVAEAHNDYLQVLADAGLVGGGLALWFLIVFFRSFFRGVQHPDPALAALVLGAGSGVFAMLVHSFFDFNLQLPSNSLLFLLLAAFVSVIGTPARSQKTAKTI from the coding sequence ATGGGTGCCGCCTTGGATAAGATTATCTCTGCCGGATTGATCGTGCTGCTGGTTTTTACAGCCTTGGCGTTTGGGACTGTCGAACCCTGGTCGGTGGCGCTCTTTGAATTGGCGGTTACGATTTTGCTGATACTCTGGGCTGTCAAGGCTGTACTCGATCAGCAATTGGTTGTGTTGGTGCCGGCGCTCTGTTGGCCCGTTTTCGCCCTGCTCCTGGTTGGCTTGGCGCAAAGTGTGGCGGTGACGGAAGCGGATGGGCAAATCCGCAGCCTGTCGGCGGATGTCGAAGCGACCCGCTTGCGCGTGCTCTTACTCGGTTGTTTGTTAGCGGCGATGTTGCTGGCGGCGAACTTTTTGACGAAACGCGAGCGGATTGAAGCGGTGGGCCGGTTTCTGGCATTTTATGGTTTGCTATTTGCAGTTTTTGGGTTGGCGCAACATTTTTCCTGGAATGGCAAGTTTTTTTGGTTCATCGAACCGACGTTCCCAAAAGAGGGAGTCTTCGGGCCGTTTGTGAATCGGAACCATTTTGCCGGTTATGTCGAGATGCTGATGCCCATCCCGCTGGCCATGGTGTTGCTCAAAAGCGTGCGCCGGGACGCGCGGCTCTTTTATGGATTTGCCGCTGTGGTGATGGGCGTGGCGGCGGTCATTTCGCTTTCCCGGGGCGGCTTAATCAGCATGTTCAGCAGTGTGCTTTTTGCCCTGGCGGTGAGTTTATGGGTCGCGCAAAAAAGGCGTGTCCGTGCCGGGCAACCTGTGCTGCATCAACGCGCCTTGTTGCTCTCGCGGGTGAGCGTCGGGGTTTTGGTGCTCGTGACTATCCTGGGCGGGATTTTCTGGGTGGGCGTTGATCCGGTGCTGGATCGTCTGGCGAAAAGTCGGGTATCGGGTGAAGCCGGGCAGGGCGTACAGACCTTGTATTCCAGTCGCGGCGTCATCTGGGATGGAACCTTGAAATTGATCGCCGCCAATCCGGTGCTGGGTGTTGGCTTGGGCGCGTATCAAACGGCCTTTCCGCAGTTCACGAACTGGGATAGCGCATATCTGCCAGTGGCCGAAGCTCACAACGATTATTTGCAAGTGCTGGCAGATGCCGGGTTGGTTGGCGGTGGTTTGGCGCTTTGGTTTTTGATCGTTTTCTTTCGCAGCTTTTTCCGTGGGGTGCAACATCCCGATCCGGCGTTGGCTGCGTTGGTGTTGGGTGCCGGGAGTGGTGTTTTTGCAATGTTGGTGCATAGTTTCTTTGATTTCAATTTGCAGTTACCTTCGAATTCGCTGTTGTTTTTGTTGCTCGCTGCCTTTGTCTCTGTCATTGGCACCCCGGCGCGCAGCCAGAAGACGGCAAAAACAATTTGA